A stretch of Desulfovibrio desulfuricans DSM 642 DNA encodes these proteins:
- the thiL gene encoding thiamine-phosphate kinase produces the protein MVPPHASPVSHGSLSEDGILACLGRHFPQTGPSLLLGRGDDCAVLRGGKPLAVSSDLFLEDVHFRRSYFTPEETGYKALAVNVSDLAACGARPAAFTLCLGLPGWVDEPWLDAFFSGMAGLAKQHNMVLAGGDLSGCERLHISVTVWGEPADPGTFLVRGGSMPGDVLFVVGRLGLARVGLKALEAQGRAALAQWPAACAAHLHPEPQVDAGLMLARAGFNARPPALMDVSDGIMRDLPRLLGLTGELSAAGQVSRGSLGAEIMLARGQLHPEVVSYAEANGRNPVHEALLGGEDYALLGSCAPDMLPPLHAAIPRLTSIGVVTAGGGIVCNNEPLDTLADMRGFDHFERKGQEA, from the coding sequence ATGGTTCCGCCCCACGCATCCCCTGTTTCTCATGGCTCTCTTTCTGAAGACGGCATTCTGGCCTGTCTTGGCAGACATTTTCCGCAAACCGGGCCTTCCCTGCTGCTGGGCAGGGGCGACGACTGCGCCGTGCTGCGCGGCGGCAAGCCCCTTGCCGTGAGCAGCGACCTTTTTCTGGAAGACGTGCATTTTCGCCGCTCGTATTTTACCCCTGAAGAAACAGGCTACAAGGCGCTGGCCGTCAATGTGAGCGATCTTGCGGCCTGCGGGGCGCGGCCCGCGGCCTTTACCCTGTGCCTCGGCCTGCCCGGCTGGGTGGACGAACCGTGGCTGGACGCGTTTTTCTCCGGCATGGCCGGTCTTGCCAAGCAACACAACATGGTGCTGGCTGGAGGCGATCTTTCCGGCTGCGAGCGTCTGCATATTTCTGTGACCGTGTGGGGCGAGCCCGCCGACCCCGGAACCTTTCTTGTGCGCGGCGGCAGCATGCCCGGCGATGTGCTTTTTGTGGTGGGACGTCTGGGCCTTGCCCGCGTGGGGCTCAAAGCTCTTGAAGCTCAGGGCCGCGCTGCCCTGGCGCAGTGGCCCGCCGCCTGCGCGGCGCACCTGCACCCCGAGCCGCAGGTGGACGCTGGCCTCATGCTGGCCCGGGCAGGATTCAACGCCCGGCCGCCTGCGCTCATGGATGTTTCTGACGGCATCATGCGCGATCTACCCCGGTTGCTTGGTCTTACGGGCGAGTTGAGCGCTGCGGGTCAGGTCTCGCGCGGCAGCCTGGGGGCGGAGATTATGCTGGCCCGTGGGCAACTGCACCCGGAAGTAGTGAGCTATGCCGAAGCCAATGGCAGAAATCCTGTGCACGAAGCCCTGCTTGGCGGCGAGGATTACGCCCTGCTTGGTTCGTGCGCGCCCGACATGCTGCCCCCCCTGCATGCGGCCATACCGCGCCTCACGAGCATCGGCGTTGTGACTGCGGGCGGCGGCATTGTGTGCAACAACGAACCGCTGGACACTCTGGCGGACATGCGCGGCTTTGACCACTTTGAACGCAAAGGGCAGGAAGCCTGA
- a CDS encoding multidrug effflux MFS transporter, translated as MRITENDYIVGAGAKLPRRRRLFLALLLGMMAAFGPLCTDTYLPSLPALAADLDISTATTQLTITACLLGMALGQLFVGPISDSTGRRKPLFVALIFFTLASICCAAAKTGNSFIALRFAQGLGGAGGIVLARAMACDLFRGPELTNFMSLLMAVNGIAPITGPLLGGWLASLSGWPLIFYFLTGFGVLLIVLSAVGLPETLPETMRREGGLRASWKAMGELLRQKPFMCYVGVQGFTMGGFFGYVAASPFVLQGMYGISPQGYSVIFGCNALSVMFVALATARLSRRFGEARLLQIGNALRCAACLGVLAVTVIAPASPLPLLVGLFFMIALQGMTLPTSFTLGISAQNVGAGTASGILGVAVFIFGACTSPLVGLAGGDTAVPLGLVSACTGLAAAVLGQIGNREMQKRVLREKQA; from the coding sequence ATGCGCATTACGGAAAATGATTATATTGTGGGTGCCGGCGCAAAGCTGCCACGCCGCCGCAGGCTGTTTCTGGCGCTCTTGCTGGGCATGATGGCCGCCTTTGGCCCGCTGTGTACCGATACCTATCTGCCAAGTCTGCCCGCGCTGGCGGCAGACCTTGACATTTCCACGGCAACAACCCAGTTGACCATCACGGCCTGTCTGCTGGGCATGGCCCTCGGGCAATTGTTTGTGGGGCCCATTTCAGATTCCACAGGGCGGCGCAAGCCGTTGTTCGTGGCATTGATCTTCTTTACGCTGGCTTCCATATGCTGCGCAGCGGCAAAAACGGGCAACAGCTTTATTGCCCTGCGTTTTGCGCAGGGGCTTGGCGGGGCAGGGGGCATTGTGCTGGCCCGCGCCATGGCCTGCGACCTGTTTCGCGGGCCGGAGCTGACCAACTTCATGAGCCTGCTCATGGCGGTCAACGGCATTGCTCCCATTACCGGGCCGCTTCTGGGCGGCTGGCTGGCGTCCTTGAGCGGCTGGCCCCTGATTTTTTATTTTCTGACGGGCTTTGGGGTACTGCTGATCGTGCTGAGCGCTGTGGGCCTGCCCGAAACCCTGCCGGAAACCATGCGCCGCGAGGGCGGCTTGCGCGCCTCTTGGAAGGCCATGGGCGAGCTTTTGCGGCAAAAGCCCTTTATGTGCTATGTGGGTGTGCAGGGCTTCACCATGGGCGGATTTTTCGGCTACGTGGCGGCCTCGCCCTTTGTGCTGCAGGGCATGTACGGCATTTCGCCGCAGGGCTACAGCGTCATTTTTGGCTGCAACGCCTTGAGCGTCATGTTTGTCGCCCTTGCCACAGCACGGCTCTCGCGCCGCTTTGGCGAAGCCCGTTTGCTGCAGATCGGCAACGCGCTGCGCTGCGCGGCCTGCCTTGGTGTGCTGGCCGTGACGGTGATTGCGCCAGCTTCGCCCTTGCCGCTGCTCGTGGGGCTGTTTTTCATGATCGCCCTTCAGGGCATGACGCTCCCCACCAGCTTTACCCTTGGCATCAGCGCGCAAAATGTGGGCGCGGGAACAGCCTCGGGCATTCTGGGCGTGGCGGTCTTTATTTTTGGCGCGTGCACTTCGCCCCTTGTGGGGCTGGCCGGGGGAGATACCGCTGTGCCGCTGGGGCTGGTGAGCGCTTGCACGGGGCTTGCCGCCGCAGTACTTGGACAAATTGGCAACCGCGAAATGCAAAAGCGCGTATTGCGGGAAAAGCAGGCCTGA
- a CDS encoding ATP-dependent helicase, giving the protein MIDYAQALNEAQYEAATCGDGPVLVVAGAGSGKTRTIVYRLAWLAEHGVEPDAMLLLTFTRKAAHEMLHRAGLLLNQGLAGVQGGTFHAFGFGALRRWKPAWLGDRPFTVMDSADINEAVKHCKDQLKLGKGDRSFPKTQSIVGLLSKARNKELPLDEVLRREAFHLLPHAEGLARLGDAYNAYRRDKGLLDYDDLLFELEALLRENPLAAASLRQRFSHILVDEYQDTNLVQARIVRLLAGPMDGPPGNVMAVGDEAQSIYAFRGANVRNILDFPTLFPGARVVRLEENYRSTKPVLDVANNLLSHAAESFRKNLFTRKEGGDPVRLVTPLSDMSQAKLVVRRVEELLTTHLPHEIAVLFRAGFHSYNLEMALNQAGIAFRKYGGLRYTEAAHVKDVIAYARLLLNPLDLPAFARVAAQHSGIGPKTVEKLYAVARSGDQKSTEKAFAKYPGFLEDMRFVDDLRARPMPPSGTLSSVLEHYRPRLEALYPEDWPRRQQGLEEIIQMASGYSELDLFVADLALEAPEDDDADSNEGKITLSTVHSAKGLEWNAVLIIDLVEDRFPSRHALARPEDFEEERRLMYVACTRARQCLDLYAPASLYNRAERGSQHVSQSPFVRELAPGMVEEWIEGFGGVLSRRSVGGVGFGRKPAVPSAGGPGGAQGFSGGLLPRPQRPPSHDVYDDCQLAPDDAPGCASARGPAGQALPFANPVSAPAAAHGSSGPQAAGDGELCYCRHRIFGRGKIVRHLPPDKVQVNFPGFGLKVILSEYLILES; this is encoded by the coding sequence ATGATTGATTACGCTCAAGCCCTTAACGAAGCCCAGTACGAGGCAGCCACCTGCGGCGACGGCCCGGTGCTGGTTGTGGCAGGCGCAGGCAGCGGCAAAACCCGCACCATCGTCTACCGTCTGGCATGGCTGGCAGAACACGGCGTGGAACCTGACGCCATGCTCTTGCTCACCTTTACCCGCAAGGCCGCGCATGAAATGCTGCACCGTGCGGGGCTGTTGCTCAATCAGGGGCTTGCGGGCGTGCAGGGCGGCACCTTCCACGCCTTTGGCTTTGGGGCGCTCCGGCGCTGGAAGCCCGCGTGGCTTGGCGACAGGCCCTTTACAGTCATGGATTCCGCCGACATCAACGAGGCGGTCAAACACTGCAAGGATCAGCTCAAGCTGGGCAAGGGGGACAGGTCGTTTCCCAAGACCCAGAGCATTGTGGGGTTGCTGAGCAAGGCCCGCAACAAGGAATTGCCGCTGGACGAAGTGCTGCGGCGCGAGGCCTTTCACCTGCTGCCCCACGCCGAGGGTCTGGCCCGGCTGGGTGATGCCTACAATGCCTACCGCCGCGACAAGGGCCTGCTGGATTACGATGATCTGCTGTTCGAGCTTGAGGCCCTGCTGCGCGAGAATCCGCTGGCAGCCGCCTCGCTGCGGCAGAGGTTCAGCCATATTCTTGTGGACGAGTATCAGGATACAAACCTGGTTCAGGCCCGCATTGTGCGCCTGCTGGCAGGGCCGATGGACGGCCCCCCAGGCAACGTCATGGCGGTGGGCGACGAAGCCCAGTCCATCTATGCTTTTCGCGGTGCCAACGTGCGCAACATATTGGACTTTCCCACGCTTTTTCCCGGCGCGCGCGTGGTGCGGCTGGAAGAAAACTACCGTTCCACCAAGCCAGTGCTGGATGTGGCCAACAACCTGCTCTCCCACGCTGCGGAATCCTTCCGCAAAAACCTCTTCACGCGCAAGGAAGGCGGCGACCCGGTGCGACTTGTGACGCCGCTCAGCGACATGAGTCAGGCCAAGCTGGTGGTGCGCCGGGTTGAAGAACTGCTGACGACACATCTGCCGCATGAAATCGCGGTGCTTTTCCGCGCTGGCTTCCATTCCTACAATCTGGAAATGGCCCTCAATCAGGCGGGCATTGCCTTTCGCAAATACGGCGGGCTGCGCTATACCGAGGCCGCCCACGTCAAGGATGTTATTGCCTACGCGCGCCTGCTGCTCAACCCGCTCGACCTGCCCGCCTTTGCCCGTGTGGCGGCCCAGCACAGCGGCATTGGCCCCAAGACGGTGGAAAAACTCTATGCCGTGGCCCGCAGCGGCGACCAGAAATCCACAGAAAAAGCCTTTGCCAAGTATCCAGGCTTTCTGGAAGACATGCGCTTTGTGGACGACCTGCGCGCCCGGCCCATGCCGCCCTCGGGCACGCTATCATCAGTTCTTGAACATTACCGCCCCCGCCTCGAGGCCCTTTACCCCGAAGACTGGCCCCGCCGCCAGCAGGGGCTGGAAGAAATCATCCAGATGGCCTCCGGTTACAGCGAGCTGGATCTCTTTGTGGCAGATCTGGCCCTTGAAGCGCCGGAAGACGATGACGCCGACAGCAACGAGGGCAAGATCACCCTTTCCACCGTGCATTCAGCCAAGGGGCTGGAGTGGAACGCCGTTCTGATCATTGATCTGGTGGAAGACCGCTTTCCCTCGCGCCACGCTCTGGCGCGGCCAGAAGATTTTGAAGAAGAACGCCGCCTCATGTACGTGGCCTGCACCCGCGCGCGCCAGTGCCTTGACCTTTACGCCCCGGCCTCGCTCTACAACAGGGCGGAGCGCGGCAGTCAGCACGTGAGCCAGAGTCCCTTTGTGCGCGAGCTTGCGCCCGGCATGGTTGAAGAATGGATTGAAGGCTTCGGCGGCGTGCTTTCGCGCCGCAGCGTTGGCGGCGTGGGCTTTGGGCGCAAACCCGCCGTGCCTTCAGCTGGCGGGCCTGGTGGAGCGCAGGGCTTTTCGGGCGGGCTTTTGCCGCGTCCGCAACGCCCGCCAAGCCACGATGTCTATGACGACTGCCAGCTTGCGCCAGACGATGCGCCGGGCTGCGCGTCAGCGAGAGGCCCGGCTGGGCAGGCCCTTCCCTTTGCGAATCCCGTGTCCGCCCCTGCGGCGGCTCATGGGAGTTCAGGGCCGCAGGCCGCAGGCGATGGTGAACTGTGCTACTGCCGCCACCGTATTTTCGGGCGCGGCAAGATCGTACGCCATCTGCCGCCGGACAAGGTGCAGGTGAATTTCCCCGGCTTTGGCCTCAAGGTCATTCTGAGCGAATATCTGATTCTGGAGAGCTGA